The following proteins are co-located in the Trichormus variabilis 0441 genome:
- a CDS encoding response regulator, producing MSITLVGKILIVEDSPSELELMSRYLQESGYDVIKAAGAKEAIEKALLEKPDVIVTDVVMPGMSGFELCRSLKKHPLTEKLPIVICSSKNQEIDRLWAMKQGADAYITKPYTRENLLRTIKSVVL from the coding sequence GTGAGTATTACCTTAGTTGGCAAAATTTTGATTGTTGAAGACTCACCCAGTGAATTAGAACTGATGAGTCGTTATTTACAAGAGAGTGGTTATGACGTAATTAAAGCTGCTGGTGCAAAGGAAGCTATAGAGAAAGCTTTATTAGAAAAGCCTGATGTCATTGTCACTGATGTTGTCATGCCTGGAATGAGTGGATTTGAGTTATGTCGTTCCTTAAAAAAACATCCACTTACAGAAAAACTCCCAATAGTAATTTGCAGCTCTAAGAATCAAGAGATAGACCGTTTGTGGGCAATGAAACAAGGTGCAGATGCCTATATTACAAAACCGTATACCCGTGAAAATCTGCTACGTACTATTAAATCTGTAGTGCTTTAA
- a CDS encoding chemotaxis protein CheW: MDNSQILMATLLPQNKSGDGYLKFYLNQQSAAILAMNHTQEAVLISAESITPMPNMPHCVLGLMNWRSRIIWVIDLPKMLNLESLENRVHQYSVIVIKVESTILGLVVQEIKGITKFMSDEIRSPIGQVASSLVPYLRGCVTQQEENFLVLDAQAIVNSSVLIGNQNYQ; this comes from the coding sequence ATGGATAACTCTCAAATTTTAATGGCTACTCTGTTACCTCAAAATAAATCAGGAGATGGTTATCTAAAATTTTACCTAAATCAGCAAAGTGCTGCTATTTTAGCGATGAACCATACCCAAGAAGCAGTTCTTATTTCTGCTGAATCTATTACGCCTATGCCAAATATGCCACATTGTGTCTTAGGTTTAATGAATTGGCGTAGTCGGATAATTTGGGTAATTGATTTACCAAAAATGCTCAATTTAGAATCATTAGAAAACCGGGTACATCAATATAGTGTCATTGTGATTAAAGTAGAATCAACAATATTGGGTTTAGTAGTACAAGAGATTAAAGGCATAACTAAATTTATGTCTGATGAAATTCGTTCACCTATTGGACAGGTAGCATCTAGTTTGGTTCCTTATTTACGTGGTTGTGTGACACAACAGGAAGAAAACTTTCTCGTGTTAGATGCTCAAGCAATTGTCAATTCTTCTGTACTTATTGGTAATCAAAATTATCAATAA
- a CDS encoding methyl-accepting chemotaxis protein, producing MINKTDMAKSDDAQNQSSLISPTQAGNGIGRISNKLSHLVNQQNLGVYYQRLSLKTKAVVLAIALGTLPILTVGAIAYNLLNKSIIQQTSQAQQTAATKLTDTVNRFMLGRYADIQFISRLPFLANPQVSSKTSKEEKQLVLDSIIEIYQNYESIAVFDIQGDVIAQSTGEILYNQKGQSYFQETLRKEAPLIQQSEPSSIDITAPIKDITTDQIIAVVRAKMPIKSLEAVIKDYAVNGNTYNLLDTSGIIFLSPEKELLGKEAKANYPDLAARLDGKKVASFLTTPKVNKKPVLLSYVPPQNLAGLPDLNWQVLLTTDADALLLPQRQLLWTILLGTAFAACAVGAIAAWLANRTIQPLSQATTTLAKLGQGEFPSRIEVDREDELGVLATNINQVAEHLQIAVKQKGFVVTNPDQEWQPQDVLQLQLLELLSNVEGVAKGDLTVRADVTAGEIGTVADFFNSIVENLRDIVTQVKQAAGQLNTAIGSNEGAIRQLAEEALTQATEINRTLDAVDKMTHSMQAVADSAQQAATVANHAAFTAAKSGQAMDLTVQNILSLRTTVGETAKKVKRLGESSQQISRVVSIINQIATQTNLLAINAGIEAARAGEEGEGFGVVAEEIGELAARSAIATQEIEQIVENIQRETSEVVKAMEVGTTQVVEGTRIVEEAKQSLGQILDVSRQIDSLIQSISTATVSQVETSQTVNRLMQDIASVSQRSSDSSRLVAQSLKQTVEISHQLQKTVGTFKVS from the coding sequence ATGATTAATAAAACCGACATGGCTAAGAGTGATGATGCTCAAAATCAATCATCATTGATTTCTCCTACACAAGCTGGTAATGGTATCGGACGAATCTCCAATAAGCTGAGTCATCTTGTTAATCAGCAGAATTTAGGAGTTTATTACCAACGCTTAAGCTTAAAAACCAAAGCCGTAGTTTTAGCAATCGCACTCGGTACACTCCCCATCTTAACCGTTGGGGCGATCGCCTATAACTTACTCAATAAATCAATTATCCAACAAACGTCTCAAGCTCAACAAACAGCCGCCACTAAATTAACCGACACAGTTAACCGCTTCATGTTGGGACGTTATGCAGATATTCAATTTATTTCCCGTCTACCATTTTTAGCCAATCCCCAAGTTAGTAGTAAGACAAGCAAGGAGGAAAAACAACTAGTATTAGATAGCATTATCGAAATTTATCAAAATTACGAAAGTATAGCTGTATTTGATATTCAAGGAGACGTAATCGCCCAGTCTACGGGAGAAATTTTATATAACCAAAAAGGTCAAAGTTATTTTCAAGAAACACTCCGCAAAGAAGCACCCCTCATTCAACAATCAGAACCATCAAGTATTGATATAACCGCACCAATCAAAGATATTACCACAGATCAAATTATCGCTGTGGTCAGAGCGAAGATGCCCATCAAATCCCTAGAAGCGGTCATCAAAGACTATGCAGTTAATGGCAATACATATAATTTACTTGATACTTCAGGGATAATCTTCCTCAGCCCAGAAAAAGAACTATTAGGTAAAGAAGCCAAAGCCAATTATCCTGATTTAGCCGCACGTCTAGATGGTAAAAAAGTTGCTAGTTTCCTCACCACTCCCAAAGTTAATAAAAAACCCGTATTACTTAGTTACGTACCACCGCAAAACTTAGCAGGACTACCAGACCTGAACTGGCAAGTTCTTTTGACCACTGATGCAGATGCTTTATTACTACCACAACGACAACTATTGTGGACAATTCTTTTGGGTACAGCATTTGCAGCTTGTGCAGTAGGAGCGATCGCAGCTTGGTTAGCTAACCGTACCATACAACCCCTATCCCAGGCGACCACCACCTTAGCAAAACTCGGTCAAGGTGAGTTCCCCAGCCGTATAGAAGTAGATAGGGAAGACGAGTTAGGCGTATTGGCTACCAATATTAACCAAGTCGCCGAACATCTGCAAATTGCGGTCAAACAAAAAGGATTTGTCGTGACCAACCCTGACCAGGAATGGCAACCACAAGATGTTTTACAATTACAACTCTTGGAACTACTCAGCAATGTGGAAGGTGTCGCCAAAGGTGACTTAACAGTCCGTGCAGACGTGACGGCTGGCGAAATCGGTACAGTGGCGGACTTTTTCAACTCCATCGTCGAAAACCTCCGGGATATCGTCACCCAAGTTAAACAAGCAGCTGGTCAATTAAACACAGCTATTGGTTCCAACGAAGGCGCAATTCGTCAACTAGCAGAAGAAGCCCTCACCCAAGCCACCGAAATCAACCGCACCTTAGACGCAGTTGATAAAATGACCCATTCCATGCAGGCCGTAGCCGACAGCGCCCAACAAGCCGCAACCGTGGCTAATCATGCAGCCTTTACCGCCGCCAAGAGTGGACAAGCAATGGACTTGACCGTACAAAACATCTTGTCCTTACGCACCACTGTTGGCGAAACGGCCAAAAAAGTCAAACGTCTGGGAGAATCTTCACAACAAATTTCCCGCGTCGTCTCCATCATTAACCAAATCGCCACCCAAACCAACCTCCTCGCCATCAACGCAGGTATCGAAGCCGCCCGTGCTGGAGAAGAAGGCGAAGGTTTTGGAGTCGTCGCCGAAGAAATTGGCGAACTAGCTGCGAGAAGTGCAATTGCTACCCAAGAAATTGAGCAAATTGTCGAGAACATTCAACGGGAAACCAGCGAAGTTGTCAAGGCGATGGAAGTAGGAACTACCCAAGTGGTAGAAGGGACAAGAATTGTGGAAGAAGCCAAACAAAGCCTTGGTCAAATATTAGATGTATCCCGGCAAATCGATTCTTTAATACAATCAATTTCTACTGCTACAGTATCGCAAGTAGAAACATCACAAACTGTTAACAGACTTATGCAGGATATCGCCTCTGTCTCACAACGCAGCAGCGATTCCTCCCGCCTCGTAGCCCAATCCCTCAAACAAACTGTAGAAATTTCTCACCAGTTACAAAAAACTGTGGGTACTTTTAAAGTGAGTTAA
- a CDS encoding hybrid sensor histidine kinase/response regulator, with translation MSKDKELEIQMQFLEEATDYINTLEGVLLEIDTSHRIDLEKINGALRAAHSIKGGAAMMGFRALSDLSHRLEDAFKVLKTRKNSLEIDTKLQSLLLSAVDWLRQIVQLLGEGNAVEEDWLATFCHPVFDELRDRLGDPTPEDAATMLSPEEGQDIIPLLFESEIEGCLQRLESVLADQNQPCLQEEVAIMAAELGGLGEMLQLPAFTQLCESIKYHIENANGNVSEIAQLALQTWRRSQALVLTNQRDKLPTELQFGELVHIPVYTPSLPQFQADKLSETPIESNFIPEDLTVSKNNNHHPLNIIDFPEILTEFAKENITTDYTLIANKDREHQENTVRVPSKQLEEINDLFGELIIQRNGLNSQIERLRKLVRNLNQRVHTLERENQELRTIHERKTTKDLVNAHHGAEYPQTQDPESEFDALEMDRYNELNLRSQTVVETIVQVQEVTTDIQLSVDDTDHVARKLNKTSKQLQTKLNHIRMRPMSDLVERFPRAIRDLNVEYGKNVQLKITGGNTLIERSILEALNEPLMHLLRNAFDHGIEESATRQALGKPEQGLIEITATHRSNRTIITMRDDGRGISLDKIRTRAQGMGIDAALLANATDEELLSLIFEPGFTTSEQVTALSGRGVGMDVVRNNLKLVRGDITVDTELGVGTTFTLSVPFTLSIARVLLIETNKMLLAFPTDVVSEIFLLQNEQVFPMAGNEVLNWQGTMLPLIRLGRHLEFNCPRYDSPELETPPAINAHSVLIVKGNNQPVAILVDRCWGEQEVAIRQVEGNIPLPQGFSNCTILGDGRVVALVNTNELLYKIATNQHPTKNLQSSSATLKTPFLFFDSAKLPAPPTQNKGTILIIDDSINVRRFLALTLEKGGYQVEQAKDGEDAWEKLESGLKVKAVICDIEMPRLDGYGFLDRINSNVDTKNIPVAMLTSRSSNKHRQLAMQLGARAYFSKPYNEQELLGTLEELIFNVAVSS, from the coding sequence ATGTCAAAAGATAAAGAATTAGAAATCCAGATGCAGTTTCTGGAAGAAGCTACAGATTACATTAATACTCTAGAAGGGGTATTACTAGAAATCGACACAAGTCACCGCATTGACTTAGAAAAAATTAACGGCGCATTACGCGCTGCTCACTCAATTAAGGGCGGGGCAGCGATGATGGGATTTCGCGCTTTAAGTGATTTATCCCATCGCTTGGAAGATGCTTTCAAGGTTTTAAAAACCCGCAAAAATTCCCTAGAAATTGATACCAAATTACAAAGTTTATTACTTTCTGCTGTTGATTGGTTACGGCAAATTGTCCAGTTATTAGGAGAAGGAAATGCCGTAGAAGAAGATTGGTTAGCGACATTTTGTCACCCAGTCTTTGATGAATTGCGCGATCGCCTCGGTGACCCTACTCCAGAAGATGCTGCAACCATGCTATCACCAGAAGAGGGGCAAGATATCATTCCTCTATTATTTGAATCAGAAATCGAAGGATGTCTCCAGCGTCTAGAGTCGGTATTGGCAGATCAAAACCAACCTTGTTTACAAGAAGAAGTCGCCATCATGGCGGCGGAATTGGGCGGTTTGGGGGAAATGTTGCAGTTACCAGCTTTTACCCAATTATGTGAATCTATTAAATATCATATAGAAAATGCTAACGGTAATGTCTCAGAAATTGCCCAATTAGCTTTACAAACATGGCGGCGATCGCAAGCTTTAGTTTTAACAAATCAACGTGATAAATTACCAACAGAACTTCAGTTTGGTGAATTAGTTCACATTCCAGTATACACTCCATCTCTACCACAATTTCAGGCAGATAAATTATCGGAAACACCTATAGAATCTAATTTTATTCCTGAAGATTTGACAGTATCAAAAAATAATAATCATCATCCCCTCAATATTATTGATTTCCCCGAAATACTGACAGAATTTGCCAAAGAAAATATCACAACAGATTATACATTAATTGCCAACAAAGACCGTGAACATCAAGAAAATACAGTCCGAGTTCCTAGTAAACAATTAGAAGAAATAAATGATTTATTTGGTGAATTAATTATCCAACGTAATGGGCTGAACTCCCAAATTGAAAGATTACGCAAACTTGTACGCAACTTAAACCAGCGTGTCCATACCCTAGAACGAGAAAATCAAGAATTGCGGACAATTCACGAGCGAAAAACCACCAAAGACTTGGTAAATGCTCATCATGGGGCAGAATATCCCCAGACCCAAGACCCAGAGAGCGAATTTGATGCCCTAGAGATGGATCGCTATAATGAGTTAAACTTGCGATCGCAAACAGTAGTGGAAACTATTGTCCAAGTCCAAGAAGTCACCACAGATATTCAACTCAGCGTTGACGACACAGACCACGTCGCCCGTAAACTCAATAAAACATCAAAACAATTACAAACCAAGCTCAACCATATCCGAATGCGCCCCATGTCGGACTTAGTTGAGCGTTTCCCCAGAGCCATCCGCGATTTAAACGTAGAATATGGTAAAAATGTTCAATTGAAAATTACAGGTGGTAACACCTTAATTGAACGCAGCATTTTAGAAGCCTTAAATGAGCCGTTAATGCACTTATTAAGGAATGCCTTTGATCATGGTATCGAAGAATCTGCCACCCGTCAGGCATTAGGCAAACCAGAACAAGGCTTAATTGAAATTACAGCCACACACCGCAGTAATCGTACTATCATCACCATGCGCGATGATGGCCGGGGCATTTCTTTAGATAAAATTCGCACCCGCGCCCAAGGAATGGGGATAGATGCAGCTTTACTAGCCAACGCCACCGATGAAGAACTCCTATCACTAATTTTTGAACCAGGGTTTACCACCTCCGAACAAGTCACCGCCTTATCTGGTCGTGGTGTGGGGATGGATGTAGTGCGTAATAACCTCAAACTAGTACGGGGCGATATTACAGTTGATACAGAATTAGGCGTTGGTACAACCTTTACCTTATCAGTACCATTTACCCTTTCCATCGCCAGAGTTTTGCTCATAGAAACCAACAAAATGCTGTTAGCATTTCCTACCGATGTGGTTTCGGAAATCTTCTTATTGCAAAACGAGCAAGTATTCCCAATGGCAGGAAATGAAGTCCTTAATTGGCAAGGGACGATGCTCCCCCTAATTCGCCTCGGTCGCCACCTAGAATTTAACTGTCCCCGCTACGATAGCCCAGAACTAGAAACACCCCCAGCAATTAACGCCCATAGCGTCTTAATAGTTAAAGGCAATAATCAACCAGTTGCTATATTGGTAGACCGTTGCTGGGGTGAACAGGAAGTTGCTATCCGCCAAGTCGAGGGCAATATACCCTTACCCCAAGGCTTTAGTAATTGCACCATTTTAGGTGATGGTCGAGTTGTGGCATTAGTTAATACCAACGAACTCCTGTATAAAATTGCCACCAATCAACACCCCACCAAAAATCTTCAATCATCATCAGCTACACTAAAAACGCCCTTCCTCTTCTTTGATAGTGCCAAACTACCAGCACCCCCCACTCAAAACAAAGGCACAATTTTAATCATTGATGACTCCATTAATGTGCGTCGCTTCCTAGCATTAACTTTAGAAAAAGGAGGATATCAAGTAGAACAAGCAAAAGATGGTGAAGATGCTTGGGAAAAATTGGAGAGTGGCTTAAAAGTGAAAGCTGTAATTTGTGATATTGAAATGCCACGCCTTGATGGCTACGGCTTTTTAGACCGGATTAACTCCAACGTGGACACAAAAAATATCCCAGTAGCCATGCTCACCTCTCGTAGTAGCAATAAACATCGGCAACTAGCCATGCAGCTAGGCGCTAGAGCTTATTTTTCTAAACCTTACAATGAGCAAGAATTACTCGGTACCCTAGAAGAACTAATCTTTAATGTAGCGGTAAGTAGTTAG
- a CDS encoding serine/threonine protein kinase: protein MNKSLPTHFQESIYQELLPSLQIESVNPRNLIQVTYVPQPWLLLGKGNYAAVVYHPDYPEFVVKIYAPRRPGYEEEVEVYHRLGSHPAFSECLYAQDGFLVLKRLYGTTLYDCMHLGLPIPKQVIRDIDEALEYAQSRGLYPHDVHGRNVIMHEGRGLVVDISDFLHQEPCSKWHNLKKAYYWLYLPVLRPLRLPVPYSALDWIRKCYRLGTLCKQLCRQLAPKLNCFQYLRRY, encoded by the coding sequence ATGAACAAATCACTGCCAACGCATTTTCAAGAAAGCATTTATCAAGAACTACTACCTAGTTTACAAATTGAAAGTGTCAATCCGCGTAACTTAATTCAGGTCACTTATGTTCCACAACCTTGGCTACTGCTAGGCAAAGGAAATTACGCAGCCGTAGTTTATCACCCTGATTACCCTGAGTTTGTGGTCAAAATTTATGCTCCAAGACGGCCGGGCTATGAAGAGGAAGTAGAAGTTTATCATCGTTTAGGTTCTCATCCGGCATTTTCTGAGTGTTTGTATGCCCAAGATGGCTTTTTAGTCTTGAAACGTCTTTACGGCACAACACTCTACGATTGTATGCACTTGGGTTTACCGATTCCCAAACAGGTGATCAGGGATATTGATGAAGCTCTTGAATATGCTCAAAGTCGTGGACTTTACCCTCACGATGTCCACGGTCGTAATGTCATAATGCACGAAGGTAGAGGATTAGTCGTAGACATTTCTGATTTTCTGCATCAAGAACCTTGTTCAAAATGGCATAATCTCAAAAAGGCTTATTACTGGTTATACCTGCCCGTATTACGCCCACTGCGACTGCCTGTGCCATACTCTGCTTTAGATTGGATTCGCAAATGTTACCGTTTAGGAACTTTATGCAAACAGTTATGTAGGCAACTAGCCCCAAAATTAAACTGTTTCCAGTATTTAAGACGTTATTGA